The genomic DNA AGAATACGCGTTTTCCGCACAACTCAAGGCGCGACGACGCCCCGCCGACTTTATCCTCGACGCTTAAGCGTTGCGCATCTTGTTGCTGTTTTTATGTCCCGCCTGCATATTTGACCTGATCCCGCTACGCAGCCCATGATGACGCCGTAATTCCACGCGCGCTGCGCCGTCATCATGAGTGAATTTTACGCCGCACTGGTCACGGCGTCTCAATTGATCGTCAGCCTCGACCCCGACCTGGCCGAGATCGTGCTGCTGTCCTTGCGGGTGAGCCTCCTCGCGGTCGGATTGGCGGCGCTGATCGGCATGCCGCTGGGCGCCGCGATTGCGCTTTATTGCTTTCCCGGCCGTAGTTTGCTCGCGACCTTGCTCAACGCGTGCATGGGTCTGCCGCCCGTCGTGGTTGGGCTGGTGGTGTATCTCCTGTTGTCTCGCTCCGGCCCGCTGGGGCCGCTGGGACTGCTGTTCACACCCACCGCGATGGTCATCGCGCAGTGCGTGCTGGTCACGCCCATCATCGCGGCCCTGACCCGGCAGACCATCAGCGATCTAAACGAAGAATACGACGAGCAGTTCCGGGCCATGGGCGCGGGCGGCATGCGCAAAATGCGGGCGCTGCTGTGGGACGGACGCTTTAGTCTGGTGACCGCGGTGCTTGCCGGCTTCGGCCGCGCCAGCAGCGAGGTCGGGGCGGTACTCATCGTCGGCGGAAATATCGATCACGTCACGCGCGTGATGACGACCACCATCGCCCTGGAGACGAGCAAGGGCAATCTGGCGCTCGCACTTGCGCTGGGGTTGATCCTGATCGCGATCTCGGTAAGCGTCAACGCTGCCGCCATGAGTGTCAGAGATGTCGCCTATCGCCGCTATCGCTAAAGCCGATGCCGTTGCCGTTGCCGAACGCAGCGCGGCGGGTGCACGCCGCGAGGTGGCATCCGGCGTATTGCCGCTGGTGGTAAGCAAACTTGTATATTGCGCGGGCGGGCACCGCCTGCTGGACGAAATCTCGTTCACGTTGCGGGCCGGCGCCAACACGATGCTGCTGGGCCCCAACGGCGCGGGTAAAAGCCTGCTGCTGCGTCTGTGTCACGGGTTGCTCGAACCCGAGCGCGGTTCGGTAAGCTGGGGCGGCGAAGGCGCGAAGCACGCGCATCGCTGGGTCTCCATGGTGTTTCAGAAACCGGTGCTGCTGCGCCGCTCGGCCGCCGCCAACATCGACTATGCACTGGCCGTCAAGGGTGTACCGCGCGTCGCGCGCAAAGTACGGGTCAACACGGCGCTGGCCGACGCCGGCCTTGAGCATCTCGCCAGACGTCCGGCGCGCGTGCTGTCAGGCGGCGAACAGCAGCGCCTGGCAATCGCGCGGGCGTGGGCATCGCAGCCGCGGGTATTGTTGCTGGATGAACCGACTTCCAACCTCGACCCGGCCGCAACGCGCGCGATCGAAACGCTGATCCAGAGCATCCGCCGGGCCGGTGCGCGCATCATCATGAGCACGCACGATCTGGCGCAGGCAAGGCGTCTGGGCGACGACGTCCTGTTCATACACAAGGGGCGGGTGCTGGAACATACGCCGGCCGGTGATTTTTTCGAATGTCCACGAAGCGCGCCGGCCCGGGCGTTTCTGCGAGGCGATTTGCTTAGCTAAACAACGCCGTGGGCGCCGCCGACTGGCTCGTTAATTCGCGTTGTAAATCACCTGCCCCAGCGCGGACACGTCGTAGCCACCCAGCTCTTTAGCGCGCTCGATGAACCGCGGCGAACGCGCAAACCGCAACAGCCGCTGGAAAGGCGGCTCGAAGTAATCGCGACGCGCAATGGCGAGATCGTAACGCTCGCGGTGGAGGGGCAAAAACTCAAGCCGGAACTGGCGGGCGACAGCCGCGATCGCGATGCCGCCATCGGCCTTGCCCTCCAGCACCGCCACGGCCACATCGGTTTCGCTGCGCGCGGTCGTCTCGATCAGATTCAGATCGTCACGCGACATGCCGGCCCGCTCCAGCAGGTACTTGAGCAGCAGGTAACTGCCCGCGGTGTGCTGCCGGTCCACCACGCGCAGCTTGCGGTCGCGCAGATCGGTAAGTGCACTCACTCCATGCGGGTTACCCTGAGCCAGCACCAGTCCCTGCTCGCGCTGCGCCCATTCCACCAATACGACCTGCAAGCCCGCGAGCAACTGCCGCGCGAGATCGATGTTGTAGTGACCCGACTCGCCGTCGAGTACGTGCAGACCACATACCATCGCCTGGCGTGCGGCGAGGCGGCGCACACCGTCGAGACTGCCGTCGAACTGCGTGGCGCAATCGCACTCGGCTTCGCGCAACGCCCATTCCAGCAGCGGGTCGTGACTGCCGGCGATCACCTGCGGCGTGGTCCACGCAGCCTCGATATCAGTCTGATATTCCGTGTGACGGATGACCCACAGATCGATCAGAGTTCTCGGGAAAAGCCATTTGCCGGTCAGGCGCGTACAGGGAATGCTGCGGGTGCGGACCAGATCGTAAATTTTACGTTCTTTGAGCCGCAGATAATCCGCGACCTCGCGGGTGTTCATCAGCTCGCGCATGCCGAAGTTGGTCGTCGCGATCAAAAATTTCCGCGGGCCATACGCGGGTGTTCGCCGGATAGTCCCATTGCACGACGCATGATGCGGCGCTTAACCGCGGGCGCGGCGTCGGTCACATTCAAACCCGCGCCGCGCAGCCAGCGCCATGCCTGCGCCTCTTGCGCGAACAGGAATTTGAAGCCTTCCATCGCGCGCATGGTCATCTCGTTATCGCCCCGGCGCGCGCGCTCGTAACGACGCAACACGCGCAGGCTGCCGATGTCGCGCCGACTCTCCGCAAGCGTTTCCGCCAAGGTGGCCGCGTCCATAAACCCTAGGTTGGCGCCCAACCCCGCGAGCGGATGGATACCGTGCGCCGCATCGCCGATCAATGCCACACGCGGCAACACGTAGCGATCCGCCTGCCCGCCGCGCAACGGGAACACGGCGCGTGCGCCACAAGACTCGATGCGGCCCAGCCTGTAATCGAATTCGGCGGCAAGCACATCCTTGAACGCGTCATCGGGCATTGCCGCCAGGGCTTGCGTGCGCTTGTCCGGCGTTGACCAGACGATCGAGCAACGTCCATCGGCGAGTGGCAGAAACGCCAGCACGCTTTTCGCGACGAAGCGCTGCCAGGCGGTATGTTGATGCGGCAATTCGGTGCCCACCGTCGCGACCAGCGCGCTGTGGTCATAGTCACGCGCGTTGAAAATGACGCCGGCCAGGGTTCTAACCTGCGAGTGGGCGCCGTCCGCACCGATCAGCAAGCGCGCCGAAATGTGTGCGCCACTGACGAGTTCGACCGCGACGTGATCTTCCATGACGTCGAACCGCGCCAGGGCATCCGGGCAGTGCCAGGTAACATTCTCGAACGCGCGCAGGCATTCCACCAGTGCCTGCTGTATGACCCGGTTCTCGACGATATAGCCCAGTTGTGACGTGTTTACGTCACAGCAATCGAAATGGATAGCACCGCTGCTTGCCGCGTCCCAGACGTGCATCTGGCGGTAAGGGCACGCCCGTTCGGCCGCGATCGAGCCCCATGCACCCAGCGCGTTCAGAATCGTCGCGGAGGCGGGACTGATCGCCGACACCCGCCCACGGTAATCAGCAGTACCGTAGTCCGCATCGCGATCAAAACTTTCTGCCTCGTGGGCTTCGACGATCGTGACCCGCAGACCTTGCTGCGCCAACGCGCACGCGGCGGTGGCGCCAATCATGCCGCCGCCGATGACGACCACATCCTGTGGTGGGCTTGTCTGCGCGCTCACCTCGAACCCGCCAAGCTTAAATCTACCTGGGTTAGATCCACCAGGTTCAGGCCGGTGGTCAGGCGCGGAACCGCGCCGCTCACACCCATGGCGCGGCGCGCGAGAGCGTGGCGCAGCGGCGGGACCGCGTCCAGTGCCAGCCGCGCCGCGCCGCGCGCGCAGGCTATCGGCGCAAAGGGATTGACAAAGGCGCGCGCCAGCGTGTCGGTGAAGCGAGCGACGTACCGCAGATCCGCCTTGCGCCGGTCCGCATAGCGGCCGAGCAGAAGTTGCTCGCCGGGATCATGCGGTGCGTGCGCGCAAAGCAGGTCCGCGAGTTCGGCCACGTCGCGCAGGGCAAGATTGAAGCCCTGGCCCGCGACCGGATGCAGGGCATGTGCGGCGTTGCCGATCAGCACGGCGCGCGGCGCGACCAGTTCGCGCGCGACGTTAATTGTCAACGGATACGCCAGCCTGGCGCCGACCTTCATAAAGCGCCCCAGGCGATAGCCGAAGCACCTCTGCAATTTTTCGAGAAATTGGGTATCGCTCAGACGCATGATCGCCGCGATCTCTGTCGCGGCGTGCGTCCACACCAGCGCGCAGCGCCCCTCGCTCTTGGGCAATAACGCCAGCGGCCCGGCAGTTGTAAAACGCTCGTACGCGGCGAACCGATGATCCTCCGACGGCGTAACATTCGCGACGATCGCGGTCTGTCCATAATCGGCGGTCGAGGCGGCAATGCCCAACTGCCGTCGAATATTAGAACTCGCGCCATCCGCCGCGATCAGCAGGCGCCCGCGCAGCGTCCGTACCGGAGCCTCGCCTTTCTCCGCGCCACCGTCCGCGCGCACATCGACCGACGTGCCATCGACGATGAAGTCCCGCACACGCGCCGGCGCAACAATATCGATGTTGGCTTGAGCAATCAACCGCGCGTAAATAACCTGACCGAGATCGCGGCTGGGCACGACGTAACCGAGCGCCGCCACACCTTCCTCGCGATGATGCAGCCGCGTCGCGCCAAAACGCCCGCGTTCCGACACGTGTATGGATTTTATGGGCGTAGCCACGGGCGCGATCGTCTGCCACAACCCTAGACCTTCGAGTATCCGCCGCGAGCCGAATGCAAGCGCCAGGCTTCGATCATCGTAGCCCGGAGCATTCCTGTCGCCCGCCGCCCGCGCCTCGATCAGCGCGACCCGGTACGGCGATGCCGACAAGGCGCAAGCCAGGGTAGCGCCGGCCAGCCCGCCGCCGACAATCAAAATATCGCAATCAGTCGTCATAGTCCGCGCCACACGAAAGGCGCCGGCACAGCGCCAGGAAAATGGAGCCCGCCCGTGAAAACGACACCTTGCGTCATCGATGGCTACTCGATGACGCCGCAGGCCATGCGCGGCCCGCCACCGCCAAGCTCCACGGGCTTGTCCGAATAATTATCGCCATGTACATGCACCATCAGCGCGCGCTCATTAAGGTCATTCAGCTTCAGCCTCGGCGCGAGCACGGGATGCGTCGCGTTACCCTCGCTATCGACGTACAGCGGCGGCAGATCGCCCAGGTGACCGCTGCCATAAGGCCCCCTGTGCTTGCCGGTTTGTGCCGGATCGTAATGACTGCCCGCGGCATACGCCGCGGTAATTTCGCCTTCATCCTTGGCCGGTTCGCAAGTCGGATTCTCATGCACATGAAAACCGTGCATGCCGGGCGGCAAATCGCTCAAGTGTGGCTTCAGCAACACGCCCCAGGGCGTCGTGGTCGCCTTCACATCGCCGATCGCGGCGCCCACGCCGTCGTCATCGACCGTGCGCATTTCGATGGTCATTTCATCTGCGCGCGCGGCCGTCATTAAACATGCGCCTAACGCAAAGATCATCAATCGGTTCATTTGTTCGGACTCCTTAAGTCTTGTACTTTCGGATGTTTGCCGCGCGGGACTCGCCGCTGAGCGTGTCCCGCCACAATAAAAAAATCTATCACGGCGGCGTCAGTTAGCGAACGACGCCATGTACGCTTCGATCTCGTTCGCTTCCCGTATCAACACTTCGGTCAACACATTATTGCCGTCACGCGTGACCTGCACGTTGTCCTCGATGCGGATGCCGATGTTGCGGTAGCGTTTCGGCACGCCGGGGCTCTTCGCCGCGATGTAAAGACCCGGCTCGATGGTCAGGGTCATGCCGGATTCCAGCAGTCGCCACCCGTCATCGCTGCGATAATCGCCTACGTCGTGCACGTCCATGCCCAGCAGGTGCGCCGTGCGGTGCATGTAAAATCGCCGATATTCGCCCTTTTTGATGAGACCGGCGGGCTTGCCCTTCAATAGCTCAAGATTTATCAGCCCCCTGG from Gammaproteobacteria bacterium includes the following:
- a CDS encoding ABC transporter permease, with amino-acid sequence MSEFYAALVTASQLIVSLDPDLAEIVLLSLRVSLLAVGLAALIGMPLGAAIALYCFPGRSLLATLLNACMGLPPVVVGLVVYLLLSRSGPLGPLGLLFTPTAMVIAQCVLVTPIIAALTRQTISDLNEEYDEQFRAMGAGGMRKMRALLWDGRFSLVTAVLAGFGRASSEVGAVLIVGGNIDHVTRVMTTTIALETSKGNLALALALGLILIAISVSVNAAAMSVRDVAYRRYR
- a CDS encoding ATP-binding cassette domain-containing protein — encoded protein: MSPIAAIAKADAVAVAERSAAGARREVASGVLPLVVSKLVYCAGGHRLLDEISFTLRAGANTMLLGPNGAGKSLLLRLCHGLLEPERGSVSWGGEGAKHAHRWVSMVFQKPVLLRRSAAANIDYALAVKGVPRVARKVRVNTALADAGLEHLARRPARVLSGGEQQRLAIARAWASQPRVLLLDEPTSNLDPAATRAIETLIQSIRRAGARIIMSTHDLAQARRLGDDVLFIHKGRVLEHTPAGDFFECPRSAPARAFLRGDLLS
- a CDS encoding helix-turn-helix transcriptional regulator translates to MNTREVADYLRLKERKIYDLVRTRSIPCTRLTGKWLFPRTLIDLWVIRHTEYQTDIEAAWTTPQVIAGSHDPLLEWALREAECDCATQFDGSLDGVRRLAARQAMVCGLHVLDGESGHYNIDLARQLLAGLQVVLVEWAQREQGLVLAQGNPHGVSALTDLRDRKLRVVDRQHTAGSYLLLKYLLERAGMSRDDLNLIETTARSETDVAVAVLEGKADGGIAIAAVARQFRLEFLPLHRERYDLAIARRDYFEPPFQRLLRFARSPRFIERAKELGGYDVSALGQVIYNAN
- a CDS encoding UbiH/UbiF/VisC/COQ6 family ubiquinone biosynthesis hydroxylase, producing MIGATAACALAQQGLRVTIVEAHEAESFDRDADYGTADYRGRVSAISPASATILNALGAWGSIAAERACPYRQMHVWDAASSGAIHFDCCDVNTSQLGYIVENRVIQQALVECLRAFENVTWHCPDALARFDVMEDHVAVELVSGAHISARLLIGADGAHSQVRTLAGVIFNARDYDHSALVATVGTELPHQHTAWQRFVAKSVLAFLPLADGRCSIVWSTPDKRTQALAAMPDDAFKDVLAAEFDYRLGRIESCGARAVFPLRGGQADRYVLPRVALIGDAAHGIHPLAGLGANLGFMDAATLAETLAESRRDIGSLRVLRRYERARRGDNEMTMRAMEGFKFLFAQEAQAWRWLRGAGLNVTDAAPAVKRRIMRRAMGLSGEHPRMARGNF
- the ubiH gene encoding 2-octaprenyl-6-methoxyphenyl hydroxylase codes for the protein MTTDCDILIVGGGLAGATLACALSASPYRVALIEARAAGDRNAPGYDDRSLALAFGSRRILEGLGLWQTIAPVATPIKSIHVSERGRFGATRLHHREEGVAALGYVVPSRDLGQVIYARLIAQANIDIVAPARVRDFIVDGTSVDVRADGGAEKGEAPVRTLRGRLLIAADGASSNIRRQLGIAASTADYGQTAIVANVTPSEDHRFAAYERFTTAGPLALLPKSEGRCALVWTHAATEIAAIMRLSDTQFLEKLQRCFGYRLGRFMKVGARLAYPLTINVARELVAPRAVLIGNAAHALHPVAGQGFNLALRDVAELADLLCAHAPHDPGEQLLLGRYADRRKADLRYVARFTDTLARAFVNPFAPIACARGAARLALDAVPPLRHALARRAMGVSGAVPRLTTGLNLVDLTQVDLSLAGSR
- a CDS encoding superoxide dismutase family protein, with amino-acid sequence MNRLMIFALGACLMTAARADEMTIEMRTVDDDGVGAAIGDVKATTTPWGVLLKPHLSDLPPGMHGFHVHENPTCEPAKDEGEITAAYAAGSHYDPAQTGKHRGPYGSGHLGDLPPLYVDSEGNATHPVLAPRLKLNDLNERALMVHVHGDNYSDKPVELGGGGPRMACGVIE